The following proteins are encoded in a genomic region of Haloarcula marina:
- a CDS encoding AI-2E family transporter, translating into MDFPVSRGRAAWWVVAAGVAAVVSWVLFEYVGTVVLGLFLYYVTRPAYRRLNKFRWLRPSIAATTALLLLAVPIVLLVAYTFAIAGQELGRLQRTVDLGPVADRIDPYLDISAVVQDPEMLLQNPDLVSAGQVVAQGTLDYVPLVGTFLVNLFLSLALAFYLLRDGPRLSQWFRDTFGNGQSVLARYTRAVDEDLGSVFFGNILNALLIVVVAVVVYTVLNLFAPNEGIPYPALIGVLAGAASLVPVVGMKLVYVPVALGLFGRAVLRGDPLWFPIAFTVATIVLIDFIPDLLLRPYVSGRNLHVGLVMIAYIIGPLLFGWYGLFLGPLLLVLIFHFAKIVVPELVDRPRTRPVGVPPEPPAKEGGDDPNDADSTDADAA; encoded by the coding sequence ATGGACTTTCCCGTCTCGCGAGGGCGGGCGGCGTGGTGGGTCGTCGCGGCGGGCGTGGCCGCCGTCGTCTCGTGGGTGCTGTTCGAGTACGTCGGTACGGTCGTCCTCGGCCTGTTCCTGTACTACGTCACCCGACCGGCGTACCGACGCCTGAACAAGTTCCGGTGGCTGCGACCGAGCATCGCCGCGACGACGGCGCTACTGTTGCTCGCCGTCCCAATCGTCCTCCTCGTCGCCTACACGTTCGCCATCGCGGGACAGGAACTTGGTCGCCTCCAGCGGACGGTCGACCTCGGTCCCGTCGCGGACCGCATCGACCCGTATCTCGATATTTCGGCAGTCGTGCAGGACCCCGAGATGCTCCTCCAGAACCCGGACCTCGTCTCGGCGGGACAGGTAGTCGCACAGGGCACGCTCGACTACGTTCCGCTCGTGGGGACGTTCCTCGTCAATCTCTTCCTCTCGCTGGCGCTGGCCTTCTACCTCCTCCGAGACGGTCCCCGCCTCAGCCAGTGGTTCCGAGACACGTTCGGAAACGGGCAGAGCGTCCTCGCGAGGTACACGCGCGCCGTCGACGAAGACCTCGGGAGCGTCTTCTTCGGTAACATCCTCAACGCGCTCCTCATCGTCGTCGTCGCCGTCGTCGTCTACACCGTGTTGAACCTCTTCGCGCCGAACGAAGGCATTCCGTACCCGGCGCTCATCGGCGTCCTCGCCGGGGCCGCGAGCCTCGTTCCGGTCGTCGGGATGAAACTCGTCTACGTCCCCGTCGCGCTGGGACTGTTCGGCCGTGCGGTGCTGAGGGGGGACCCGCTCTGGTTCCCCATCGCGTTCACCGTCGCGACCATCGTCCTCATCGACTTCATCCCGGACCTCCTCCTCCGCCCGTACGTCTCCGGCCGGAACCTCCACGTCGGCCTCGTGATGATTGCGTACATCATCGGCCCGCTCCTCTTCGGGTGGTACGGCCTCTTTCTCGGGCCCCTGTTGCTCGTCCTGATCTTTCACTTCGCGAAAATCGTCGTCCCGGAACTGGTCGACAGACCGCGGACGCGCCCGGTCGGCGTCCCCCCGGAACCCCCGGCGAAAGAGGGGGGTGACGACCCCAACGACGCCGATTCGACCGACGCTGACGCGGCCTGA
- a CDS encoding 50S ribosomal protein L37e translates to MTGAGTPSQGKKNTTTHTKCRRCGNKSYHTKKKVCSSCGFGKSAKRRDYEWQSKAGE, encoded by the coding sequence ATGACTGGTGCAGGAACCCCGAGCCAGGGTAAGAAGAACACCACGACACACACGAAGTGTCGCCGGTGTGGCAACAAGTCGTATCACACCAAGAAGAAGGTCTGTTCGTCGTGTGGCTTCGGCAAATCGGCGAAACGACGAGACTACGAGTGGCAGTCGAAAGCAGGCGAATAA
- a CDS encoding PH domain-containing protein, translating to MESLHPRVRLLWAVRTAVAASVLAGLALVADRFVVSVPSSIVGVGWLLLVVLGTVHAVFAHRIWRFALQEDALFLVRGVLTRTDTSVPYVRVQHVDTTRGPVERAAGLASVVVYTAGSRGADITIPGLRPERATELRERLRDLAIESEATDAV from the coding sequence ATGGAGTCGTTGCACCCGCGAGTCAGGTTGTTGTGGGCCGTCCGGACGGCGGTCGCCGCTTCGGTGCTCGCAGGCCTCGCCCTCGTCGCTGACCGGTTCGTCGTCTCGGTCCCGTCGAGCATTGTCGGCGTCGGCTGGTTGCTCCTCGTCGTACTGGGGACCGTCCACGCGGTCTTCGCGCACCGAATCTGGCGGTTCGCACTCCAAGAGGACGCGCTGTTTCTGGTCCGTGGAGTCCTCACGCGAACCGACACGTCGGTCCCCTACGTCCGGGTCCAGCACGTCGACACGACGCGCGGCCCGGTCGAACGGGCGGCGGGTCTCGCCAGCGTCGTCGTCTACACCGCCGGGTCGCGCGGCGCGGACATCACCATCCCCGGACTGCGACCGGAACGGGCGACCGAACTCCGCGAACGACTGCGGGACCTCGCCATCGAGAGCGAGGCGACCGACGCGGTATGA
- a CDS encoding DUF2237 family protein, producing the protein MESETNVLGAELEGCSMDPVTGFMRDGYCYPLARDPGRHEICAVLTEEFLQFSKAQGNDLVTPRPELNFPGLEPGDRWCLCVPRWIEAREAGHAPPVVLAATSEDVLEDVSLETLREYSHEN; encoded by the coding sequence ATGGAGAGCGAGACCAACGTCCTCGGCGCCGAACTCGAAGGCTGTTCGATGGACCCCGTCACGGGGTTCATGCGCGACGGCTACTGCTACCCGCTGGCCCGAGATCCCGGGAGACACGAGATTTGCGCGGTGCTGACCGAGGAGTTCCTCCAGTTCAGCAAAGCACAGGGAAACGACCTCGTGACCCCGCGGCCGGAACTGAACTTCCCCGGCCTCGAACCGGGCGACCGCTGGTGTCTGTGCGTGCCGCGGTGGATAGAAGCCCGGGAAGCGGGGCACGCACCCCCGGTGGTCCTCGCCGCGACGAGCGAGGACGTCCTCGAAGACGTCTCGCTGGAGACGCTTCGGGAGTACAGTCACGAGAACTGA
- a CDS encoding AAA domain-containing protein yields the protein MQLRGVVVDVSDPKTVQTQYGESDLCEVTVRPDRGAGEPTDVTLWGKWTETADYLEPGMELAVYDADERQYRGETQYSAGGDATVVVEPSFLVDVTDVRAWVQCPRMYYLRKLDGADLAYPLVKGTVVHEVFGDLLRGRDVETAIDDQIEAAGLDIGLLGRGADEVAGDVRDHAKAIEGWLQQGTLTESDDWRSEMTLISERYGMKGRADAVRRGMPVELKTGKNTKREPRFQDKIQATAYALMLGERAANTLGASEVMAGDGGATQTPIDAAPDTGTLLYTKNAAVDRNEESGDLSPAKEFSIGAGLLKYVIRTRNAIAAMEHDTGVPTGYEANAKCEYCFEQDTCMAVSGRLDQESKAGQVGVAIPHEEREYFERFYDAIEAERRATHREYAKLWEQSPQERADDDRALVDLEPTGRRQLDDGRWELSARGTGAVSKIREGDYVMASDGDPVRGDAELGRVERIGKGEDEGEGTAPDAGGETILVTTDEPLELRRLDVYPSELTTDRLENALHDALLTQAPERKDVLFGRRDPEFEAVEETYIGNNEAQNEAVQLAVGAEDFALVHGPPGTGKTYTLARMVRALVERGDRVLLSAFTNRAVDNAIEALEEQGFTDIVRVGTESGVRDDMQKYRLEQSGDPEECAGTLQSAPVVAATTATCGGTAMQSQSFDVAVVDEAGQLTEPGTLAATTLADRFTLVGDHQQLPPVVQSEDETLSTSLFERLIDAHPEAGVMLDRQYRMAQHIQAFASREFYDGQLRPATGQVAAQRIDDIDGVSMDALPPHLRDRVAFVDPDGTQRGNTNPAEADAVADVVAAYRDAGVPPAEIGVIAPFRAQVSELNRRLPQVAVDTVDRFQGSSKSVIVVSFVATGDLSGPLFEDYRRINVALTRAKKALVLVGDADALASDEVYERMVEWARG from the coding sequence GTGCAACTTCGCGGCGTCGTCGTCGACGTGTCCGACCCGAAAACGGTCCAGACGCAGTACGGCGAGAGCGACCTCTGTGAAGTGACCGTTCGTCCGGACCGGGGGGCCGGAGAACCCACCGACGTGACCCTGTGGGGGAAGTGGACGGAGACGGCCGACTACCTCGAACCGGGGATGGAACTCGCGGTGTACGACGCCGACGAGCGACAGTACCGCGGCGAGACGCAGTACTCCGCCGGTGGCGACGCCACCGTCGTCGTCGAACCCTCGTTCCTCGTGGACGTGACCGACGTCCGGGCCTGGGTCCAGTGTCCCCGGATGTACTACCTTCGGAAACTCGACGGCGCGGACCTCGCGTACCCGCTCGTGAAAGGGACCGTCGTCCACGAGGTGTTCGGTGACCTCCTTCGCGGGCGTGACGTGGAGACAGCAATCGACGACCAAATCGAGGCCGCCGGACTGGACATCGGTCTGTTGGGCCGCGGGGCCGACGAGGTGGCCGGCGACGTGCGCGACCACGCGAAGGCCATCGAGGGGTGGCTACAGCAAGGGACGCTCACGGAGTCCGACGACTGGCGCTCGGAGATGACGCTCATCTCCGAACGATACGGGATGAAAGGACGGGCCGACGCCGTCCGCCGGGGGATGCCCGTGGAACTCAAGACCGGCAAGAACACCAAGCGCGAACCGCGCTTTCAGGACAAGATTCAGGCGACGGCGTACGCGCTCATGTTGGGCGAGCGGGCGGCCAACACGCTCGGCGCGAGCGAGGTGATGGCGGGTGACGGCGGCGCGACACAGACCCCCATCGACGCCGCGCCCGATACGGGCACGCTCCTCTACACGAAGAACGCCGCCGTCGACCGCAACGAGGAGAGCGGCGACCTCTCTCCCGCAAAGGAGTTCTCCATCGGCGCGGGCCTGCTGAAGTACGTCATCCGCACCCGGAACGCCATCGCGGCGATGGAACACGACACGGGCGTTCCCACCGGCTACGAGGCCAACGCCAAGTGCGAGTACTGCTTCGAGCAGGACACCTGTATGGCCGTCTCGGGTCGCCTCGACCAAGAGTCGAAGGCCGGGCAGGTCGGCGTCGCGATCCCCCACGAGGAACGGGAGTACTTCGAGCGCTTCTACGACGCCATCGAGGCCGAACGGCGCGCGACCCACCGCGAGTACGCGAAACTGTGGGAACAGTCCCCGCAGGAACGGGCCGACGACGACCGGGCGCTCGTCGACCTGGAACCGACCGGACGACGGCAGTTAGACGACGGCCGCTGGGAACTCTCTGCCCGCGGCACGGGGGCCGTCTCGAAGATTCGCGAGGGCGATTACGTGATGGCCAGCGACGGCGACCCGGTCCGGGGCGACGCGGAACTCGGCCGGGTCGAGCGCATCGGGAAAGGGGAAGATGAAGGCGAGGGAACTGCTCCGGACGCTGGCGGCGAGACGATACTCGTGACGACGGACGAACCCCTCGAACTCCGCCGCCTCGACGTGTACCCATCGGAACTGACGACCGACCGCCTGGAGAACGCGCTCCACGACGCCCTGCTCACGCAAGCGCCCGAGCGAAAAGACGTGCTGTTCGGACGGCGGGACCCCGAGTTCGAAGCGGTCGAGGAGACGTACATCGGCAACAACGAGGCCCAGAACGAAGCCGTGCAGTTGGCAGTCGGTGCTGAAGACTTCGCGCTGGTCCACGGGCCGCCGGGGACCGGCAAAACGTACACGCTCGCCCGGATGGTCCGGGCGCTCGTCGAGCGCGGGGACAGGGTCCTCCTCTCGGCGTTCACCAACCGCGCCGTCGACAACGCCATCGAAGCCCTCGAAGAGCAGGGCTTCACCGACATCGTCCGCGTCGGAACCGAGAGCGGCGTCCGCGACGACATGCAGAAGTATCGCTTAGAGCAGTCCGGCGACCCCGAGGAATGTGCAGGGACGCTCCAAAGCGCGCCGGTCGTCGCCGCGACCACGGCGACCTGCGGCGGGACGGCAATGCAGAGCCAGTCGTTCGACGTGGCCGTCGTCGACGAGGCCGGACAGTTGACAGAGCCCGGAACGCTCGCCGCGACGACGCTGGCCGACCGGTTCACGCTCGTCGGCGACCACCAGCAACTTCCGCCGGTGGTCCAGTCGGAGGACGAGACCCTGTCGACCTCGCTGTTCGAGCGACTCATCGACGCCCACCCCGAGGCGGGCGTGATGCTCGACCGGCAGTACCGGATGGCCCAGCACATTCAGGCGTTCGCTTCCCGGGAGTTCTACGACGGGCAGTTACGCCCCGCCACCGGCCAGGTGGCAGCCCAGCGCATCGACGATATAGACGGTGTGTCGATGGACGCTCTCCCGCCACACCTTCGGGACCGGGTCGCGTTCGTCGACCCCGACGGCACGCAGCGGGGCAACACGAATCCCGCGGAGGCCGACGCCGTCGCAGACGTGGTCGCCGCCTACCGCGACGCTGGCGTTCCGCCAGCGGAAATCGGCGTCATCGCGCCGTTCCGCGCGCAGGTATCGGAACTCAATCGCCGCCTCCCCCAGGTGGCCGTCGACACCGTCGACCGGTTTCAGGGGTCCAGCAAGTCCGTCATCGTCGTCTCGTTCGTCGCCACGGGCGACCTCTCGGGACCGCTGTTCGAGGACTACCGACGTATCAACGTCGCGCTCACGCGGGCGAAGAAGGCGCTCGTGCTGGTCGGCGACGCCGACGCCCTCGCAAGCGACGAGGTGTACGAGCGCATGGTCGAGTGGGCGCGCGGGTGA
- a CDS encoding DUF7556 family protein — translation MSVEPQSLGSTVGQGRRVVTALDDTDGEERVVIADISADDVWLSMPTTASAALVDWR, via the coding sequence ATGAGCGTAGAACCGCAGTCGCTCGGCAGTACGGTCGGTCAGGGTCGACGTGTCGTCACGGCGCTCGACGACACGGACGGAGAGGAGCGGGTCGTTATCGCCGACATCTCGGCGGACGACGTGTGGCTCTCCATGCCGACGACAGCGTCGGCGGCCCTCGTCGACTGGCGGTGA
- a CDS encoding beta-class carbonic anhydrase — protein sequence MPHHTHGTERAEPEPGRVHESVDADVDARDDWARRRQKGIPTDKQLLVVACMDERIPVEEALGLELGDAQVFRNAGGKVTGDVIRSAALTTQFFDTTEIIVVNHTDCGMMSASDEDVVAGLEAAADKDLDRVDIDPSLPDLNIGDHSVAEWVRMTDDIDEACAAQVEYLRSHELIPDAVTVSGYVYEVESGHLRRPGERVAERVNERG from the coding sequence ATGCCACATCACACGCATGGCACGGAGCGTGCGGAACCGGAACCGGGACGCGTCCACGAGTCCGTCGACGCCGACGTGGACGCTCGGGACGACTGGGCGCGACGCCGCCAGAAGGGCATCCCCACGGACAAGCAGTTGCTCGTCGTGGCCTGTATGGACGAGCGAATCCCCGTGGAGGAGGCGCTGGGACTGGAACTCGGCGACGCACAGGTGTTTCGAAACGCGGGCGGAAAGGTGACGGGAGACGTGATTCGGTCGGCGGCCTTGACGACGCAGTTCTTCGATACGACGGAGATAATCGTCGTCAACCACACCGACTGCGGGATGATGAGCGCGAGCGACGAGGATGTCGTCGCGGGGCTGGAGGCGGCCGCTGACAAGGACTTGGACCGCGTGGACATCGACCCGTCGCTGCCGGACCTGAACATCGGTGACCACTCGGTGGCCGAGTGGGTTCGGATGACGGACGACATCGACGAGGCGTGTGCGGCACAGGTCGAGTACCTCCGGAGCCACGAACTGATACCGGACGCCGTCACCGTGAGCGGCTACGTCTACGAAGTCGAGAGCGGCCACCTCCGCCGACCGGGCGAGCGCGTGGCCGAACGCGTGAACGAACGGGGATGA
- a CDS encoding LSM domain-containing protein, with protein MSGRPLDVLEASLGEEVTVQLKGGEIFEGTLTGYDQHMNLVVEDEDTTIIRGDNVVSINP; from the coding sequence ATGAGTGGACGACCGCTGGACGTTCTCGAAGCCTCGCTCGGCGAAGAAGTCACCGTACAACTGAAGGGCGGCGAGATATTCGAAGGGACGCTAACCGGGTACGACCAGCACATGAACCTCGTCGTGGAAGACGAAGACACAACGATTATACGCGGGGATAACGTCGTCTCGATTAACCCATGA
- a CDS encoding M20/M25/M40 family metallo-hydrolase yields MDERRREFLEALLTTPAPSGYEADSQRVWIDYVEQFADEVRTDEYGNAVATVHGGDTAVALAGHGDEIGFIVRDLTDDGFLRIERIGGSDKTVSRGQHVTVHTADGPLSGVVGQTAIHLRDQDDESVPEIAEQHVDVGAADGEELEALVDRGDPITFQQALSDLENGRIAARGMDNRIGIWAAAEALRRAAERGTDATVHAVSTVQEEIGLQGAKMVGFDLDPDAAVAIDVTHATDAPDAPGKRSNGIELGGGPVVARGSANHPVVVDALRATAEEAEIDVQLQAAGIRTGTDADAFYTSRGGTPSVNVGLPNRYMHTPVEVIDPADLDSLAELLAGFAVRASESAPFAVDV; encoded by the coding sequence ATGGACGAGCGACGACGCGAGTTCTTGGAAGCGCTGTTGACCACGCCCGCTCCCTCGGGCTACGAGGCCGACAGCCAGCGGGTCTGGATAGACTACGTCGAGCAGTTCGCCGACGAGGTCCGAACCGACGAGTACGGCAACGCCGTCGCGACGGTCCACGGCGGCGACACCGCCGTCGCGTTAGCAGGTCACGGCGACGAAATCGGCTTCATCGTCCGTGACCTGACCGACGACGGCTTCCTCCGTATCGAGCGCATCGGTGGGTCGGACAAGACGGTCTCGCGGGGCCAACACGTCACGGTTCACACCGCCGACGGCCCCCTCTCGGGCGTCGTCGGGCAGACGGCCATCCACCTCCGGGACCAGGACGACGAGAGCGTCCCCGAGATTGCCGAACAGCACGTCGACGTGGGTGCCGCGGACGGCGAGGAACTGGAAGCGCTGGTCGACCGCGGCGACCCGATAACGTTTCAGCAGGCGCTCTCGGACCTCGAAAACGGCCGCATCGCGGCCCGCGGGATGGACAACCGAATCGGCATCTGGGCGGCCGCAGAGGCGCTCCGACGGGCCGCCGAGCGCGGGACGGACGCGACGGTTCACGCCGTGTCGACGGTCCAGGAGGAAATCGGCTTGCAGGGCGCGAAGATGGTCGGGTTCGACCTCGACCCGGACGCGGCCGTCGCCATCGACGTGACCCACGCGACGGACGCCCCGGACGCCCCGGGGAAGCGTTCGAACGGTATCGAACTCGGCGGCGGGCCGGTCGTCGCGCGCGGGAGCGCCAACCACCCCGTCGTCGTCGACGCTCTGCGAGCGACGGCCGAGGAGGCAGAAATCGACGTGCAGTTGCAGGCGGCGGGCATCCGGACCGGGACCGACGCCGACGCCTTTTACACCTCCCGGGGCGGCACTCCGTCGGTCAACGTCGGCTTACCGAACCGATACATGCACACGCCGGTCGAAGTCATCGACCCGGCGGACCTCGATTCGCTGGCCGAACTGCTGGCCGGGTTCGCCGTTCGCGCCTCGGAGTCGGCCCCGTTCGCAGTCGACGTCTAA
- a CDS encoding lipid II:glycine glycyltransferase FemX, which yields MGLLSRDTLGGQVDGAFGAPESALDLRVCESVQSVGRERWNAVVERASRGSVFHRHEWIRAVESGFGYDACHLLVEKDGNLIGLFPNVLAPLDGAEQAPFRRLTSLDPGFGGPIITTDTDAALRTMLSTLDDLVAGRTIVHEIRALDSSYLRYNTLLQSHGYEPNRRRCRFLLHLSRGYDDLLSRMSRSRRKGVEKGRDNDCEVSETEITRDSIERFYRAYEDVMDRVGTTPFPFEFFEELLEMRDRLLLVTARVDGEYAGGVLEILDDEQSSVHGYLAAIPKQYYKHHASELLYDYVVRWGIDHGYDYYDLGSTKPDYDSGQFQYKEGFGGQVVPTLVWERGDGSAWDLFRRCRSLYLKHLG from the coding sequence ATGGGACTGCTCAGTCGCGACACACTCGGCGGTCAGGTCGACGGAGCGTTCGGGGCACCCGAATCCGCCCTCGACCTGCGGGTGTGCGAGTCGGTTCAGTCGGTCGGTCGCGAGCGGTGGAACGCGGTCGTGGAGCGGGCGAGCCGCGGGAGCGTCTTTCACCGCCACGAGTGGATACGGGCAGTCGAGTCCGGATTCGGCTACGACGCTTGCCACCTCCTCGTCGAGAAAGACGGGAACCTCATCGGCCTCTTTCCGAACGTCCTCGCACCCCTCGACGGTGCGGAACAGGCGCCGTTCCGACGGTTGACCTCGCTGGACCCCGGATTCGGCGGGCCAATCATCACCACCGACACCGACGCGGCGCTCCGAACGATGCTGTCGACTCTCGACGACCTCGTCGCGGGCCGGACAATCGTTCACGAGATACGCGCGCTCGACTCCAGTTACCTCCGCTATAACACCTTGCTCCAGTCCCACGGGTACGAACCGAACCGGCGGCGGTGCCGGTTCCTGCTTCACCTCTCGCGGGGCTACGACGACCTGCTCAGTCGGATGAGTCGGTCGCGGCGCAAAGGGGTCGAGAAGGGGCGCGATAACGACTGCGAGGTGTCCGAAACCGAGATTACCCGCGACAGTATCGAGCGGTTCTACCGGGCCTACGAGGACGTGATGGACCGGGTCGGAACGACCCCGTTCCCCTTCGAATTCTTCGAGGAACTGCTGGAGATGCGCGACCGGTTGCTACTCGTCACCGCGCGGGTCGACGGCGAGTACGCTGGCGGGGTGTTGGAGATACTCGACGACGAGCAGTCGTCCGTCCACGGCTATCTCGCCGCCATCCCGAAGCAGTATTACAAACACCACGCCTCGGAACTGCTCTACGACTACGTCGTGCGCTGGGGCATCGACCACGGTTACGACTACTACGACCTCGGGTCGACGAAACCCGACTACGACAGCGGCCAGTTCCAGTACAAGGAGGGATTCGGCGGACAGGTCGTGCCGACGCTGGTGTGGGAGCGCGGCGACGGGTCGGCGTGGGACCTGTTCCGACGCTGTCGCTCGCTGTACCTCAAGCATCTCGGTTGA
- a CDS encoding PH domain-containing protein, whose amino-acid sequence MKRLHPLSAVVQVGRGVLQGGIFGFFVGTALAGALGLPAWAVPALAPVGAILAGGFALARYYRFQYEIAGDTLAVESGVFARQSREIPLGRIQNVDLRQGVLNRLLGLTIVAFETAGGSTTEATLDAVDEGEADRLRRLVQRHDPDAERRERGTDTADEAPTESPTGLAGGGSAGVADAEETTELFAFTWRDLLTYAVVSVRPAALVLTLVGLPLGGDLVGAVLQFNLDIVGAAASPSLSVLDAVGPPRLVALVLLTGVEFLLAALAVSVALTIVEYYDFRLFREGDDLRYQRGLIRRYSGTIPLSKVQTVSVSENVLMRRFGFATLTVETAGYSGGNQQSSHGVAVPMAPRSVVYELARDIEPFDDLDFERPPTRARRRYAARFGVAVAALTGLAYGVDSLVLDTGYWWLPSLLLVVAPVAAHLRWRHRGFAVDDDAFATRSGFWRRTTRIVPYYRIQTVFVRRSPFQRRRNLATVTADTASTRSVLGGAARAYDVDEGTGAELREKLRTRLYADLLARKAASERDG is encoded by the coding sequence ATGAAACGGCTCCACCCCCTGAGCGCGGTGGTTCAGGTCGGGCGTGGGGTCCTTCAGGGCGGTATCTTCGGGTTCTTCGTCGGCACGGCGCTCGCGGGCGCGCTCGGACTACCCGCGTGGGCCGTCCCCGCGCTCGCACCGGTCGGGGCCATCCTCGCGGGCGGGTTCGCCCTCGCCCGGTACTACCGGTTTCAGTACGAAATCGCGGGGGACACGCTGGCCGTCGAATCAGGCGTGTTCGCCCGGCAATCCCGCGAGATTCCGCTCGGCCGGATTCAGAACGTCGACCTGCGACAGGGCGTGTTGAACCGGTTGCTCGGACTGACTATCGTCGCCTTCGAGACGGCCGGGGGCAGTACCACGGAGGCGACCCTCGACGCCGTCGACGAGGGAGAGGCGGACCGACTCCGCCGACTCGTCCAGCGCCACGACCCGGACGCGGAGCGGCGAGAGCGCGGGACGGATACAGCGGACGAGGCTCCGACGGAGTCACCGACGGGACTGGCGGGCGGTGGGTCTGCCGGAGTCGCCGACGCCGAGGAGACGACGGAACTGTTCGCCTTCACGTGGCGGGACCTCCTGACGTACGCCGTCGTCTCCGTCCGGCCCGCGGCGCTGGTGCTGACCCTCGTGGGGTTACCGCTCGGCGGTGACCTCGTCGGTGCGGTCCTGCAGTTCAACCTCGACATCGTCGGGGCCGCGGCGTCCCCCTCGCTCTCGGTGCTAGATGCGGTCGGGCCGCCGCGACTGGTCGCGCTCGTTCTCCTGACCGGCGTGGAGTTCTTGCTCGCCGCGCTGGCGGTCAGCGTCGCGTTGACCATCGTCGAGTACTACGACTTCCGACTGTTTCGGGAGGGGGACGACCTGCGCTACCAGCGGGGCCTCATCCGGCGGTACAGCGGCACGATTCCGCTGTCGAAAGTCCAGACAGTGAGCGTCAGCGAAAACGTCCTGATGCGCCGGTTCGGGTTCGCGACACTCACCGTCGAGACGGCGGGGTACAGCGGCGGCAATCAGCAGTCGTCACACGGCGTCGCCGTCCCGATGGCCCCGCGTTCCGTGGTGTACGAACTCGCCCGAGACATCGAACCGTTCGACGACCTCGACTTCGAACGACCGCCGACCCGCGCCCGACGGCGCTACGCCGCTCGATTCGGCGTCGCCGTCGCCGCACTCACCGGACTCGCCTACGGCGTCGATTCGCTCGTTCTGGACACGGGCTACTGGTGGCTTCCGTCGCTGTTGCTGGTGGTGGCCCCCGTCGCCGCGCACCTCCGGTGGCGACACCGCGGGTTCGCAGTCGACGACGACGCGTTCGCGACGCGAAGCGGGTTCTGGCGGCGTACCACGCGAATCGTGCCGTACTACCGCATCCAGACTGTCTTCGTTCGTCGCTCGCCGTTCCAACGCCGCCGGAATCTCGCCACGGTGACCGCCGACACGGCCAGTACGAGAAGCGTCTTGGGCGGGGCCGCGCGGGCCTACGACGTCGACGAAGGAACGGGGGCGGAACTCAGAGAGAAACTGCGAACGCGGTTGTACGCCGACCTCCTCGCTCGGAAGGCGGCATCGGAACGGGACGGGTAA
- a CDS encoding zinc-dependent metalloprotease, translating into MGLYHSVRAVASASGDGPIDWTAVAEAAKASTDAGDLDVSPAEREGYATDVRDARNRVRAVGELDFDLPETVEIQHRHHWIDANVATFRRVMAPLEQQAEFVPGVARVANTGSMAFALTFLANNVLGQYDPLLLAESDDHALYFVRPNIQKVARQLDVDHDRFRRWIAFHEVTHAAEFGAAPWLSEHMETTMEDTIERLSNGNLDRSSLGKLDTTMTAVEGYAELLMDRAFDDEYDDLRRKVDERRQGRGPVAELVRRVLGLGMKRQQYERGKAFFEAVADERGVAAAGRVWDSPETLPTDDEIDNPSLWIQRVDP; encoded by the coding sequence ATGGGACTGTATCACAGCGTCCGCGCCGTCGCGTCGGCCTCCGGCGACGGTCCGATAGATTGGACTGCCGTCGCAGAGGCCGCGAAGGCGTCGACGGACGCGGGCGACCTCGACGTGTCACCGGCCGAACGCGAGGGGTACGCCACCGACGTTCGGGACGCCCGAAACCGCGTCCGTGCGGTGGGCGAACTGGACTTCGACCTCCCCGAGACAGTCGAGATTCAGCACCGCCACCACTGGATAGACGCCAACGTCGCGACGTTCCGGCGGGTGATGGCCCCACTCGAACAGCAGGCGGAGTTCGTCCCCGGCGTCGCGCGCGTCGCGAACACCGGGTCGATGGCGTTCGCCCTGACCTTCCTCGCGAACAACGTCCTGGGGCAGTACGACCCGCTCCTCCTGGCCGAGAGCGACGACCACGCGCTGTACTTCGTGCGACCGAACATTCAGAAGGTCGCCCGGCAACTCGACGTCGACCACGACCGATTCCGCCGCTGGATAGCGTTCCACGAGGTGACCCACGCCGCCGAGTTCGGCGCGGCCCCGTGGCTCTCAGAGCACATGGAGACGACGATGGAAGACACCATCGAGCGCCTGAGCAACGGGAATCTGGACCGGTCGTCGCTCGGGAAACTCGACACCACGATGACTGCCGTGGAGGGGTACGCGGAACTCCTGATGGACCGCGCGTTCGACGACGAGTACGACGACTTGCGACGCAAAGTCGACGAGCGACGGCAGGGCCGCGGCCCGGTCGCCGAACTCGTCCGCCGCGTCCTCGGACTGGGGATGAAGCGCCAGCAGTACGAGCGCGGGAAGGCCTTCTTCGAGGCCGTCGCGGACGAACGGGGGGTCGCCGCCGCCGGACGAGTGTGGGACTCGCCGGAGACGCTGCCGACGGACGACGAGATAGATAATCCGAGCCTATGGATACAGCGCGTGGACCCCTAA